A part of Chitinimonas koreensis genomic DNA contains:
- a CDS encoding PRC-barrel domain-containing protein gives MLNTPAIPPGGAAISGSAESLNQNPGPGPFLMLADTLTGNDVVNPAGDKLGDIKGIMLDVQRGRIAYAVLSFGGLLGLGDKLFALPWSALLLDTDRKCFVLDADKERLEKANGFDKDHWPSMADPRWASDLHLYYGRRPYWE, from the coding sequence ATGCTCAACACCCCGGCCATTCCCCCCGGCGGCGCCGCCATCAGCGGCTCGGCCGAATCGCTCAACCAGAATCCCGGCCCCGGCCCCTTCCTGATGCTGGCCGACACGCTGACCGGCAACGACGTGGTCAATCCGGCCGGCGACAAGCTCGGCGACATCAAGGGCATCATGCTCGATGTCCAGCGCGGCCGGATCGCCTACGCGGTGCTGTCGTTCGGCGGCCTGCTCGGCCTGGGCGACAAGCTGTTCGCCCTGCCCTGGTCGGCGCTGCTGCTCGATACCGACCGCAAGTGCTTCGTGCTCGACGCCGACAAGGAACGGTTGGAGAAGGCCAACGGCTTCGACAAGGACCACTGGCCGAGCATGGCCGATCCGCGCTGGGCCAGCGACCTTCACCTGTACTACGGCCGCCGTCCCTATTGGGAATGA
- a CDS encoding LutC/YkgG family protein, which produces MSSRVAMLATLRAHARAAVPLPEVPLFDLGLPERLPQFVAMLEKMGGRWIGDPAAEATGDDLDALLRRRFPDALAFCSAVPEVRGTVRIEAIGDARTLAGIDVGVVRAGFAVAETGSVWLSEAQYRLNPLGYLPQHLVVLLDPAEIVPNLHHAYARPEWREARYAVLTSGPSATADIEGVLIRGAQGVRSLTVIALGRASGPAEA; this is translated from the coding sequence ATGAGCAGCCGCGTCGCCATGCTGGCCACCCTGCGCGCGCATGCACGCGCCGCCGTGCCGCTGCCCGAGGTGCCGCTGTTCGACCTGGGGCTGCCCGAACGGCTGCCGCAGTTCGTCGCCATGCTGGAGAAGATGGGCGGCCGCTGGATCGGCGACCCTGCCGCCGAGGCGACCGGCGACGATCTCGACGCGCTGCTGCGGCGGCGCTTTCCCGATGCGCTCGCCTTCTGCTCGGCGGTGCCCGAGGTGCGCGGCACCGTGCGCATCGAGGCGATCGGCGACGCGCGCACGCTGGCCGGCATCGACGTCGGCGTGGTGCGCGCCGGCTTCGCGGTGGCCGAGACCGGCTCGGTCTGGCTGTCCGAGGCGCAATACCGGCTCAATCCGCTCGGCTACCTGCCGCAGCACCTGGTGGTGCTGCTCGACCCGGCCGAGATCGTGCCCAACCTGCACCACGCCTATGCCCGGCCGGAATGGCGCGAGGCGCGCTATGCCGTGCTGACGAGCGGGCCGTCGGCCACGGCCGACATCGAGGGCGTGCTGATCCGCGGCGCGCAGGGGGTGCGCAGCCTGACGGTGATCGCACTGGGCCGGGCGAGCGGGCCGGCCGAGGCGTAG
- a CDS encoding AsmA family protein produces MTMPPTPTDPTLPAAAAGEPPPSPPPARRRTSRRQRVAAVLVALLALIGLACWLFQWNWLRPMIERRVSDASGRSFEMRGDLDVKLGLKPRITARELVLGNTPGGSAPEMARVGRLELVVDLPRLFSHRLVLPEVTLENADVLLEKRADGSNNWLFERGEAGGWPLVIGQMAVRQGRLRFLDPQAGTALQADLSLTPGQGGKLPLAATLAGRYRKLDAGVSLRGGPLLSLRDPGRPYPLAGGGKIGKTRFEASGTVTDPLRLAGLSVDFSLAGASMDELYRILGLPLPPTRPYQLRGHLQHSAAVWSLRRFSGRVGASDLGGDFSVDRGKKPQFIEADLRSQRLDLADLAGFIGGRKADGDKTPQPSGKVLPHAEFRLDKLNAANVEARLRGQHITTADWLFEDLDAFMAIRDGQLRLEPLKFGMAGGQLSANIAMDARSTPIATQARIEVQRLQLQRLFPQLQLRKASSGLIGGRVKLAARGNSVAAMLGSASGDAALAMKGGEISKLLLRLANLDVTNTLVVLLTGDKPVPIRCAVADLAADDGRMKVRTLLIDTEKQVITGEGGVDLRNEALDLKLVADPKDVSLVALRGPILIKGTLADPDVRPSLGQAAGRTGLAALLGSVAGPLAILPLVELGGAEDSNCAALLQRSAERGAKAPAKGKGTGKGK; encoded by the coding sequence ATGACGATGCCGCCGACTCCAACCGATCCCACGCTGCCCGCCGCTGCGGCCGGCGAACCGCCGCCTTCGCCGCCGCCGGCCAGGCGGCGCACGAGCCGCCGCCAGCGCGTGGCGGCCGTGCTGGTCGCGCTGCTGGCGCTGATCGGCCTCGCCTGCTGGCTGTTCCAGTGGAACTGGCTGCGGCCGATGATCGAGCGCCGCGTCAGCGATGCCAGCGGCCGCAGCTTCGAGATGCGCGGCGATCTCGACGTGAAGCTGGGCCTCAAGCCGCGCATCACCGCGCGCGAGCTGGTGCTCGGCAACACGCCGGGCGGCAGCGCGCCGGAGATGGCGCGCGTCGGCCGGCTCGAGCTAGTGGTCGATCTGCCGCGGTTGTTCAGCCACCGGCTGGTCTTGCCCGAGGTGACGCTGGAGAACGCCGACGTGCTGCTGGAGAAGCGCGCCGACGGCAGCAACAACTGGCTGTTCGAGCGCGGCGAGGCCGGCGGCTGGCCGCTGGTGATCGGCCAGATGGCGGTGCGGCAGGGCCGGCTGCGCTTCCTCGATCCGCAGGCCGGCACCGCGCTGCAGGCCGACCTGTCGCTGACGCCGGGGCAGGGCGGCAAGCTGCCGCTGGCGGCCACGCTGGCGGGCCGGTACCGCAAGCTCGACGCCGGCGTCTCGCTGCGCGGCGGGCCGCTGCTGAGCCTGCGCGATCCGGGCCGGCCCTATCCGCTGGCCGGCGGCGGCAAGATCGGCAAGACCCGCTTCGAGGCGTCCGGCACCGTCACCGATCCGCTGCGGCTGGCCGGGCTGTCGGTCGATTTCAGCCTGGCCGGCGCCAGCATGGACGAGCTCTACCGCATCCTCGGCCTGCCGCTGCCGCCGACGCGGCCCTACCAGTTGCGCGGCCACCTGCAGCATTCGGCGGCGGTGTGGAGCCTGCGCCGCTTCAGCGGCCGCGTCGGCGCCAGCGACCTGGGCGGCGACTTCAGCGTCGACCGCGGCAAGAAGCCGCAATTCATCGAGGCCGACCTGCGCTCGCAGCGGCTCGACCTGGCCGACCTGGCCGGTTTCATCGGCGGCCGCAAGGCCGACGGCGACAAGACGCCGCAGCCGTCGGGCAAGGTGCTGCCGCACGCCGAGTTCCGGCTCGACAAGCTCAATGCCGCCAACGTCGAGGCACGGCTGCGCGGCCAGCACATCACCACCGCCGACTGGCTGTTCGAGGATCTCGACGCCTTCATGGCGATCCGCGACGGCCAACTGCGGCTCGAGCCGCTCAAGTTCGGCATGGCCGGCGGCCAGTTGTCGGCCAATATCGCCATGGACGCGCGCAGCACGCCGATCGCGACCCAGGCCCGGATCGAAGTACAGCGGCTGCAGCTGCAGCGGCTGTTCCCGCAGCTGCAGTTGCGCAAGGCCAGCAGCGGGCTGATCGGCGGACGGGTCAAGCTCGCCGCGCGCGGCAATTCGGTCGCGGCCATGCTCGGCAGCGCCAGCGGCGATGCGGCGCTGGCGATGAAGGGCGGCGAGATCAGCAAGCTCCTGCTGCGGCTGGCCAACCTCGACGTGACCAATACGCTGGTGGTCCTGCTGACCGGCGACAAGCCGGTGCCGATCCGCTGCGCGGTGGCCGACCTGGCGGCCGACGACGGCCGGATGAAGGTGCGTACGCTGCTGATCGACACCGAGAAGCAGGTGATTACCGGCGAGGGCGGCGTCGACCTGCGCAACGAGGCGCTCGACCTCAAGCTGGTGGCCGATCCGAAGGACGTCAGCCTGGTGGCGCTGCGCGGGCCGATCCTGATCAAGGGCACGCTGGCCGACCCGGACGTGCGGCCGTCGCTGGGCCAGGCGGCGGGCCGGACCGGCCTGGCCGCGCTGCTGGGCAGCGTGGCGGGGCCGCTGGCGATCCTGCCGCTGGTGGAGCTCGGCGGCGCCGAGGACAGCAATTGCGCGGCGCTGCTGCAGCGCTCGGCCGAGCGCGGGGCGAAGGCGCCGGCGAAGGGCAAGGGAACGGGGAAGGGCAAGTAG
- a CDS encoding type II toxin-antitoxin system VapC family toxin produces MDANVVIYLIEAFPEYYERVEAVLRAVVAADAVLVSSELTLAEVLVQPLRQEQAAIAQAYDAFLTGGEVELVPIDRTILRQAAALRAETRMKLPDALHIASAVASWCSWVVSHDVGLRLPAGLMRLPM; encoded by the coding sequence TTGGACGCCAACGTCGTCATCTACTTGATCGAAGCCTTCCCGGAATACTACGAGCGGGTGGAAGCGGTCCTGCGTGCGGTGGTGGCCGCTGATGCCGTGCTGGTGAGCAGTGAACTGACCTTGGCTGAAGTGCTGGTGCAGCCGTTGCGGCAGGAACAGGCCGCCATTGCCCAAGCCTACGACGCCTTCCTGACCGGAGGCGAAGTGGAACTGGTGCCGATCGATCGCACGATCCTGCGTCAAGCTGCCGCGCTGCGGGCGGAAACGCGGATGAAACTGCCTGATGCGCTGCATATCGCCAGCGCCGTGGCCAGCTGGTGTTCGTGGGTGGTGAGCCATGATGTCGGCCTTCGCCTGCCGGCTGGTTTGATGCGACTGCCGATGTAA
- a CDS encoding DUF421 domain-containing protein encodes MIEVDWSALFVPSGSLLEIFIRGSVVYLALFIALRLMPRRALGKFGVGDLLAIVLLADAVQNGMAGEYHSVTEALVLAGTILGWALLTDLIDHRFPRLNLVEGERVELVRDGRLLPRNLERQRISEEELMTELRQVGQETLANVRHAYLEGSGQLSVILDVPDRQPIRPRR; translated from the coding sequence ATGATCGAAGTCGACTGGTCGGCGCTGTTCGTCCCCTCGGGCTCGCTGCTCGAGATCTTCATCCGCGGCAGCGTGGTCTACCTCGCGTTGTTCATCGCCCTGCGCCTGATGCCGCGCCGCGCGCTCGGCAAGTTCGGCGTCGGCGATCTGCTGGCCATCGTGCTGCTGGCCGACGCTGTGCAGAACGGTATGGCCGGCGAATACCACTCGGTGACCGAGGCGCTGGTCCTGGCCGGCACCATTCTCGGCTGGGCGCTGCTGACCGACCTGATCGACCACCGCTTTCCCAGGCTGAACCTGGTCGAGGGCGAGCGCGTCGAGCTGGTGCGCGACGGCCGCCTGCTCCCGCGCAATCTCGAACGCCAGCGGATTTCCGAGGAGGAGCTGATGACCGAGCTGCGCCAGGTGGGCCAGGAGACGCTGGCCAACGTCCGCCACGCCTATCTCGAGGGCAGCGGCCAGCTGAGCGTCATTCTCGACGTGCCGGACCGGCAGCCGATCCGACCGCGCCGCTGA
- a CDS encoding lactate utilization protein B produces MSRRVDHAKASRAFIGDEPHIRFHDKRLWGLRELRDQAAHGIAEWEQLRALASQIKEHTLGNLAGYLEQFDRTARANGVVVHWAADAAEHNRIVHDLLAERGVDLLVKSKSMLTEECEMRPYLEARGIEVVETDLGERIQQLDGEMPSHIVVPAVHKLAADVAEVFADSIGTDRANADPHYLAEGMRQDTRPYFLRAGAGMTGCNFAVAETGTVVVCTNEGNADLSANLPPIHIASIGIEKLIPRLSDLAVFVRMLSRSALGSPITQYTSHFRAPREGGELHYVLVDNGRSARLAMDDFWYSLKCIRCGACMNTCPVYRRSGGLSYGGVYAGPIGAIINPTFDLKKYSALPFASTLNGSCSNVCPVKINIHEQIYKWRQIVAAQGHVGFVKRESMKLAGAVLGDPRRYRKLSETTGRAIAGLPRAFLYNPFNAWGKQRELPAAPKQTFHQWYAANRPSERVKPTVPCMAEPAAEPPQDQGETR; encoded by the coding sequence ATGAGCCGCCGCGTCGACCACGCCAAGGCCTCGCGCGCCTTCATCGGCGACGAGCCGCACATCCGCTTCCACGACAAGCGGCTGTGGGGCCTGCGCGAATTGCGCGACCAGGCCGCCCACGGCATCGCCGAATGGGAGCAGCTGCGCGCGCTGGCCTCGCAGATCAAGGAACACACGCTGGGCAATCTGGCCGGCTACCTCGAGCAGTTCGACCGCACGGCGCGCGCCAACGGCGTGGTGGTGCACTGGGCGGCCGACGCGGCCGAGCACAACCGCATCGTCCACGACCTCCTGGCCGAGCGCGGCGTCGACCTGCTGGTCAAGAGCAAGTCGATGCTGACCGAGGAATGCGAGATGCGGCCCTACCTCGAGGCGCGCGGGATCGAGGTGGTCGAGACCGACCTGGGCGAGCGCATCCAGCAGCTCGACGGCGAGATGCCCAGCCATATCGTGGTGCCGGCCGTGCACAAGCTGGCCGCCGACGTGGCCGAGGTGTTCGCCGACAGCATCGGCACCGACCGCGCCAACGCCGATCCGCACTACCTGGCCGAGGGCATGCGGCAGGACACCCGGCCCTACTTCCTGCGCGCCGGCGCCGGCATGACCGGCTGCAACTTCGCGGTGGCCGAGACCGGCACCGTGGTGGTCTGCACCAACGAGGGCAATGCCGACCTGAGCGCCAACCTGCCGCCCATCCACATCGCCAGCATCGGCATCGAGAAGCTGATCCCGCGCCTGAGCGACCTCGCGGTGTTCGTCCGCATGCTGTCGCGCAGCGCGCTCGGTTCGCCGATCACCCAGTACACCTCGCACTTCCGCGCCCCGCGCGAGGGCGGCGAGCTGCACTACGTGCTGGTCGACAACGGCCGCAGCGCGCGGCTGGCGATGGACGACTTCTGGTATTCGCTCAAGTGCATCCGCTGCGGCGCCTGCATGAACACCTGCCCGGTCTACCGCCGCAGCGGCGGGCTCAGCTACGGCGGCGTCTACGCCGGCCCGATCGGCGCCATCATCAATCCGACCTTCGACCTGAAGAAGTACAGCGCCCTGCCCTTCGCCAGCACGCTCAACGGCAGTTGCAGCAACGTCTGCCCGGTCAAGATCAACATCCACGAGCAGATCTACAAGTGGCGCCAGATCGTCGCCGCGCAGGGCCACGTCGGCTTCGTCAAACGCGAGTCGATGAAGCTGGCCGGCGCGGTGCTTGGCGATCCGCGCCGCTACCGCAAGCTGTCGGAGACCACCGGCCGCGCCATCGCCGGGCTGCCGCGCGCCTTCCTCTACAACCCGTTCAACGCCTGGGGCAAGCAGCGCGAGCTGCCGGCGGCGCCGAAGCAGACCTTCCACCAGTGGTATGCCGCCAACCGCCCCAGCGAGCGGGTCAAGCCGACCGTGCCGTGCATGGCCGAGCCCGCCGCCGAGCCGCCGCAGGACCAAGGAGAGACCCGATGA
- a CDS encoding (Fe-S)-binding protein — protein MRIALFIPCFIDTFFPDVAIATLELLERLGCRVDYPPDQTCCGQPLGNSGCHDEARACETLFVQNFAGYDYIVAPSGSCVHHVRDHLSAAPDDDVTRQVRDRTYELVEFLHDVLGVRNFPWAEFPHRVGLHNSCGTLRRLGHASASELNGPAFSKPLALLAGVKGIEFATPSRPDECCGFGGTFCITEEPVSARMGYDKVRDHSAAGASYVVSADMSCLMHQRGCAERLGLPLRFIHIAQILNGARA, from the coding sequence ATCGCCCTCTTCATCCCCTGCTTCATCGACACCTTCTTCCCCGACGTCGCCATCGCCACGCTCGAACTGCTCGAGCGGCTGGGCTGCCGGGTCGACTACCCGCCCGACCAGACCTGCTGCGGCCAGCCGCTGGGCAACAGCGGCTGCCATGACGAAGCGCGCGCCTGCGAGACGCTGTTCGTGCAGAACTTCGCCGGCTACGACTACATCGTGGCGCCTTCGGGCAGCTGCGTGCACCACGTGCGCGACCACCTGAGCGCGGCGCCCGACGACGACGTCACCCGCCAGGTCCGCGACCGCACCTACGAGCTGGTCGAGTTCCTGCACGACGTGCTCGGCGTGCGCAACTTCCCCTGGGCCGAGTTCCCGCACCGCGTCGGCCTGCACAACAGCTGCGGCACGCTGCGCCGGCTCGGCCACGCCAGCGCCAGCGAGCTGAACGGCCCGGCCTTCTCCAAGCCGCTGGCGCTGCTGGCCGGCGTCAAGGGCATCGAATTCGCCACGCCGAGCCGGCCCGACGAATGCTGCGGCTTCGGCGGCACCTTCTGCATCACCGAGGAGCCGGTCTCGGCGCGCATGGGCTACGACAAGGTGCGCGACCACAGCGCGGCCGGCGCGAGCTACGTGGTGTCGGCCGACATGTCCTGCCTGATGCACCAGCGCGGCTGCGCCGAGCGGCTGGGCCTGCCGCTGCGCTTCATCCACATCGCCCAGATCCTCAACGGAGCGCGCGCATGA
- a CDS encoding glycine zipper 2TM domain-containing protein, which translates to MQSLWIALPLAAALMAAPGCSSTPPRSDMPSRVSYAERYGTVESVTVVEKRTDGVGAGAVVGGVIGGLLGHQVGKGHGNTAATIAGAVGGAYVGDKVQDRNNANRVSYRLSIRMDDGRYQTVTQDDGSFAAGDRVEVRGGSVMHR; encoded by the coding sequence ATGCAATCCCTCTGGATCGCCCTTCCGCTGGCCGCCGCCCTGATGGCCGCGCCCGGCTGCAGCAGCACGCCGCCCCGCTCCGACATGCCCTCGCGCGTCTCCTACGCCGAGCGCTACGGCACGGTCGAGTCGGTCACCGTGGTCGAGAAGCGCACCGACGGCGTCGGCGCCGGCGCGGTGGTCGGCGGCGTGATCGGCGGCCTGCTGGGCCACCAGGTCGGCAAGGGGCACGGCAACACCGCCGCGACCATCGCCGGCGCGGTCGGCGGCGCCTACGTCGGCGACAAGGTCCAGGACCGCAACAACGCAAACCGCGTGTCCTATCGCTTGTCGATCCGCATGGACGACGGCCGCTACCAGACCGTCACCCAGGACGACGGCAGCTTCGCCGCCGGCGACCGGGTCGAGGTCCGCGGCGGCAGCGTGATGCATCGCTGA
- a CDS encoding AbrB/MazE/SpoVT family DNA-binding domain-containing protein yields the protein MGAIVRLEHHRITLPDEVLAALKLEDGDALDVSLEGEAVRIVRRSPPAAAELDEAAGARLERLRRHHGAGRGAYADAAEADAAIRHARDEW from the coding sequence ATGGGAGCCATCGTCCGTCTCGAACATCACCGAATTACCCTGCCGGACGAAGTGCTCGCCGCCTTGAAGCTGGAAGACGGCGACGCATTGGATGTTTCGCTGGAAGGAGAGGCCGTGCGCATCGTGCGGCGTAGCCCGCCAGCGGCGGCCGAATTGGACGAAGCCGCCGGTGCTCGGTTGGAACGGTTGAGGCGCCATCACGGCGCTGGCCGGGGTGCCTATGCCGACGCGGCGGAAGCCGATGCGGCGATCCGCCATGCGCGCGACGAATGGTAA
- a CDS encoding VOC family protein, whose amino-acid sequence MTNDFPAAVPEIPVTDLARALDYYEHALGFKVDWGRDGGGIAGISQGHCRVFVTDESFREYFGNPAPVVIWLNLDSKDAVDALHAKWSGQGARIVHPPESKSWSRLHEFVAGDLDGNVIRVFYNF is encoded by the coding sequence GTGACTAACGATTTCCCCGCCGCCGTACCCGAGATCCCGGTGACCGACCTGGCCCGGGCGCTCGATTACTACGAACACGCACTCGGCTTCAAGGTGGATTGGGGCCGCGACGGCGGCGGCATTGCAGGCATCTCGCAAGGTCATTGCCGGGTATTCGTGACCGATGAATCCTTCCGCGAATACTTCGGCAACCCGGCGCCGGTGGTGATCTGGCTCAATCTCGACAGCAAGGACGCCGTGGATGCGCTTCATGCAAAGTGGAGCGGGCAGGGCGCCCGGATCGTGCATCCGCCGGAATCCAAGTCGTGGTCGCGGCTGCATGAATTCGTGGCGGGCGATTTGGATGGCAATGTGATTCGGGTGTTTTACAACTTCTAG